One Podarcis raffonei isolate rPodRaf1 chromosome 3, rPodRaf1.pri, whole genome shotgun sequence genomic region harbors:
- the AGPAT5 gene encoding 1-acyl-sn-glycerol-3-phosphate acyltransferase epsilon, giving the protein MLLSLVLHTYSMRYVLPTALMMGTAPTYVLAWGAWRLLSTLLPARVYHEVDDRLYTLYQSMVLFFFENYTGVQIILYGDLPKNKENVVYISNHQCTVDWIIADMLAVRQNALGHVRYVLKDGLKWLPLYGWYFSQHGGVYVKRSAKFNERKMRNKLQAQIKAGTPMYLVIFPEGTRYNPELPKTIADSQSYADKAGLAVLKHVLTPRVKATHVAIDSMRTYLDAVYDITVAYEGTVDQKGQRKVAPSMTDFLCKECPRIHIYVDRIALKDIPEEQMYMRRWLHERFEIKDKLLIEFYDAKDSKRRNKFPGKCVRSKLSLKKTLPSLLFLSGLTVSMLLTESGRKLYMKTWLYGTLIGCLWVSVKA; this is encoded by the exons ATGCTGCTGTCGCTGGTTCTGCACACCTACTCCATGCGCTACGTGCTGCCCACCGCCCTGATGATGGGCACCGCGCCCACCTACGTGCTGGCCTGGGGCGCCTGGCGCCTGCTCTCTACGCTGCTCCCCGCGCGCGTCTACCACGAGGTGGATGACCGGCTGTACACCCTCTACCAGAGCATGGTGCTCTTCTTCTTCGAGAACTACACCGGCGTGCAG ATAATTCTGTATGGCGATCTGCCAAAAAATAAGGAGAATGTGGTATATATATCAAATCATCAGTGTAcag ttgACTGGATTATAGCAGATATGTTGGCCGTCAGGCAAAATGCTCTGGGACATGTTCGATATGTTTTGAAAGACGGGTTAAAGTGGCTTCCTTTATACGGGTGGTATTTTTCTCAG cATGGAGGAGTCTATGTGAAACGAAGCGCCAAATTTAATGAAAGGAAAATGAGGAACAAGTTGCAAGCCCAGATAAAGGCTGGAACTCCA ATGTATCTTGTGATTTTTCCAGAGGGAACACGGTACAACCCAGAACTACCAAAAACCATTGCAGATAGTCAATCATATGCTGATAAGGCAG GACTTGCTGTATTAAAACATGTACTGACACCACGGGTGAAGGCTACTCATGTTGCAATTGATTCGATGAGAACCTACTTAGATGCAGTTTATGACATTACGGTAGCATATGAAGGTACTGTGGACCAGAAAGGACAAAGGAAAGTGGCTCCATCCATGACAG ACTTCCTTTGTAAGGAGTGTCCAAGAATCCATATTTATGTTGATCGCATTGCACTCAAAGATATTCCTGAAGAACAGATGTATATGAGAAGATGGCTTCACGAACGTTTTGAAATCAAGGATAA GTTGCTAATAGAATTTTATGATGCAAAAGATTCTAAAAGAAGGAACAAGTTCCCTGGGAAATGTGTCCGTTCCAAACTCAGTCTCAAGAAAACTTTGCCATCTTTGCTGTTTTTAAGTGGGCTGACTGTTAGTATGCTGCTGACAGAATCTGGACGGAAACTCTACATGAAAACATGGCTCTATGGAACTTTGATTGGCTGTCTGTGGGTCAGCGTTAAAGCGTAA